The following are encoded together in the Ovis aries strain OAR_USU_Benz2616 breed Rambouillet chromosome 15, ARS-UI_Ramb_v3.0, whole genome shotgun sequence genome:
- the LOC101103179 gene encoding tripartite motif-containing protein 6, with translation MTSAVLVDIQDEVTCPICLELLTEPLSIDCGHSFCQACITANNKESVPGQEGQSRCPVCQTRYWLGNLRPNRHLANIAERLREVVLGSGKQLKVILCAHHGEKLQLFCEEDGKLICWLCERSQEHRGHHTFLMEEIAQEYQEKFQESLKKLRQEQQEAEKLTAVIREKRTSWKNQVEPERHRIQKQFDQLRSILDKEEQRQLKKLEEEERRGLNIIAEAEVELVQQSQSLRELISDLERRCQGSATELLQDVSDVAKRSEFWTLRKPEALPTKLKSMFRAPDLKKMLRVFRELTDVQSYWVDVTLNPHTANLNLVLSKNRRQVRFVGAQLSGSHLEEHYGCGVLGSQHFSSGKHYWEVDVAKKTDWILGVCSDSVGPAFSFNQFANNRNVYSRYQPQSGYWVIGLHHKHEYRAYEESSTSLLLSMTVPPRRVGVFLDYDAGTVSFYNVTNHGFPIYTFSKYYFPTTLCPYFNPCNCVFPMTLRRPSS, from the exons ATGACTTCCGCAGTCCTGGTGGACATCCAAGATGAAGTGACCTGCCCCATCTGCCTGGAGCTCCTGACCGAACCCCTGAGCATAGACTGTGGACACAGCTTCTGCCAAGCCTGCATCACCGCAAACAACAAGGAGTCCGTGCCTGGCCAAGAGGGCCAGAGCAGGTGTCCCGTGTGCCAGACCAGATACTGGCTTGGGAACCTGCGGCCCAATCGGCACCTGGCCAACATAGCTgagaggctcagggaggtggtGTTGGGCTCAGGGAAGCAGCTGAAGGTGATTCTTTGTGCGCATCATGGAGAGAAACTCCAGCTTTTCTGTGAAGAGGATGGGAAGCTCATTTGCTGGCTTTGCGAACGGTCTCAGGAGCACCGTGGTCACCACACATTCCTCATGGAGGAGATAGCCCAGGAGTACCAG GAGAAGTTCCAGGAGtctctgaagaagctgaggcaagAGCAGCAGGAAGCTGAGAAATTAACAGCTGTTATCAGAGAGAAGAGGACATCCTGGAAG AATCAGGTGGAACCTGAGAGACACAGGATCCAGAAACAATTTGATCAGTTGAGGAGCATCCTGGACAAAGAGGAGCAGCGACAGCTGaagaagctggaggaggaggagaggagggggctgaACATCATAGCAGAAGCTGAGGTAGAGCTGGTCCAGCAGAGCCAGTCCCTGAGAGAGCTCATCTCAGACCTGGAGCGCCGTTGTCAGGGGTCAGCAACAGAGCTCCTGCAG gATGTGAGTGATGTTGCAAAAAG GAGTGAGTTCTGGACCCTGAGGAAGCCAGAGGCTCTCCCCACCAAGCTGAAGAGTATGTTTCGAGCTCCAGATCTGAAAAAGATGCTTCGAGTGTTTAGAG AGCTGACAGATGTCCAGAGCTACTGGG TGGACGTGACCCTGAATCCACACACGGCTAATTTAAATCTTGTCCTGTCTAAGAACCGGAGGCAGGTGCGATTTGTGGGCGCTCAGCTGTCCGGGTCTCATCTGGAAGAGCATTACGGCTGTGGTGTCCTGGGCTCTCAGCACTTCTCCTCGGGGAAGCATTACTGGGAGGTAGATGTGGCCAAGAAGACTGACTGGATCCTGGGGGTGTGCAGTGATTCAGTGGGACCTGCTTTCTCTTTCAACCAGTTTGCAAACAATCGGAATGTTTACTCCCGATACCAGCCTCAAAGTGGGTACTGGGTGATTGGATTACATCACAAGCATGAATACAGAGCCTACGAGGAATCGTCCACTTCCCTGCTCTTGTCCATGACAGTGCCCCCTCGCCGAGTTGGGGTGTTCTTAGACTATGACGCAGGCACAGTCTCCTTTTACAATGTCACCAACCATGGCTTCCCCATCTACACCTTCTCTAAGTATTACTTTCCTACAACCCTTTGTCCGTATTTTAATCCTTGCAACTGTGTGTTCCCCATGACTCTGCGTCGCCCAAGCTCTTAA
- the LOC101119418 gene encoding olfactory receptor 52B6, whose protein sequence is MAQVRSLQKIMAFLSANNTAAVNNSDTRLEGCFLLGIPGLEDLHIWLSIPFCTMYVAALAGNGILICVILSQPSLHEPMYIFLSMLASTDVLLSTSTMPKALANFWLSSTHISFDGCLTQMFFIHFLFVAESAVLLAMAFDRYVAICSPLRYATILTSTTIGKIVAATLARSFIIMFPSIFLLKRLHYCRVNIIAHTFCEHMGIARLSCSDISINVWYGLAAALLSTGLDVILIAVSYIHILRAVFHLSSQDARSKALSTCGSHICVILLFYIPALFSVFAYRFGGRHIPRYVHILLANLYVVIPPMLNPIIYGVRTKQILEGAKQLFSIFVKESK, encoded by the coding sequence ATGGCACAGGTGAGATCTCTGCAGAAAATTATGGCCTTTTTGTCCGCCAACAACACAGCTGCTGTGAACAACTCTGATACTCGCCTGGAGGGCTGCTTCCTTCTTGGTATCCCTGGGCTGGAGGACCTACACATCTGGCTCTCCATCCCCTTCTGCACCATGTATGTAGCTGCCCTGGCAGGCAACGGCATTTTAATTTGTGTCATCCTCTCCCAGCCAAGCCTGCATGAGCCCATGTACATATTCCTGTCCATGTTGGCCAGTACTGACGTCTTACTCTCCACATCCACCATGCCCAAAGCCCTGGCCAACTTCTGGCTAAGTTCTACCCACATTTCCTTTGATGGTTGCCTAACCCAGATGTTCTTCATCCacttcctttttgtggctgagtctGCAGTCCTCCTGGCCATGGCCtttgaccgctatgtggccatctgctcCCCTTTGAGATATGCCACAATCCTCACCAGCACAACCATTGGGAAGATCGTGGCTGCCACGCTAGCCCGCAGCTTCATCATCATGTTTCCATCCATCTTTCTCCTCAAGCGCCTGCACTACTGCCGGGTCAATATCATCGCGCACACATTTTGTGAGCACATGGGCATTGCCCGTCTGTCCTGTTCTGATATCTCCATCAATGTCTGGTATGGGTTGGCAGCTGCTCTGCTCTCCACTGGCCTGGACGTCATCCTTATTGCTGTTTCCTACATTCACATCCTCCGAGCTGTCTTCCACCTCTCCTCTCAAGATGCCCGGTCCAAAGCCCTGAGCACTTGTGGCTCCCACATCTGCGTCATCCTACTCTTCTACATCCCTGCCCTCTTTTCTGTCTTTGCCTATAGGTTTGGGGGGAGACACATCCCACGCTATGTCCATATCCTCCTGGCCAATCTCTATGTGGTCATCCCACCTATGCTCAATCCCATTATTTATGGAGTGAGGACCAAGCAGATTTTGGAAGGGGCTAAACAGCTGTTTTCAATTTTTGTCAAAGAATCTAAATAA